The Rhodoferax ferrireducens T118 DNA segment CTCGCTTGCGCCGCGAAACCAGCGCTCGCGGGCGGCGTCAACGACGTCGGTGCAGCGGATGGCGCCAACCCGCTGGCACCCGCTTTGACCATCATGGTCTTTTCATAACTCTCGCCGAGCACATCGCTGACAAATTTGATCTTGTATTTGCCGACTTCGACCGAGTCACCATCCTGGAGCAACTGCTTCTTGATCGCCTTGCCGTTCACGTAGGTGCCATTGGTGCTGTTCAGGTCTTCCAGATAAACCTGTCCACCCGTCATTTGCACCACCGCATGCTCGCCGCTGACTGCCAGGTTGTCGATCACGATGTCGTTGTACGGCCGCCGGCCCAGCGTCGTGCGGTCCTTTGTCAATTGGACTTCCTTGATGACAACACCGTCGATCGATACGATCATTTTCGGCATGACCGACTCCTGTTCCTGAAATTGATTATTGGGTTTCTCATGCGCTAGCTATTTACCAAGCAATCTGGCCATCAATCCGCGCTTGTCCGGGCTGGCTGAAGCTTGAATCAACAATACCGTGATGTTATCGCGTCCGCCATTCTGGTTGGCCAAGGTTACCAGCTCTTGCACCATTGGCAGCAGTGATATGCCATGTTGCAGGACTTCCGCAATCGCGGCGTCTGGCATCATGTCAGAAAGTCCATCGGAACACATCAAATAAATATCACCAGGCTCGACGCGATGCTCGTTGAGTTCCAGTGAAACCACATTGTCCACGCCCAGTGCCCGGGTGACCAGGTTTTTGTTGGGCGCTGTCGCCG contains these protein-coding regions:
- a CDS encoding FHA domain-containing protein, whose product is MPKMIVSIDGVVIKEVQLTKDRTTLGRRPYNDIVIDNLAVSGEHAVVQMTGGQVYLEDLNSTNGTYVNGKAIKKQLLQDGDSVEVGKYKIKFVSDVLGESYEKTMMVKAGASGLAPSAAPTSLTPPASAGFAAQASAEPPGAAIKVLSGAAAGREVPLTKVVTTIGKPGVAVAAITRRQRGFVVHHVEGAGNPTLNGAPVGAEQVALKNGDLIELAGTQMQFVQA